GAACGCGGCTGCCATCTCGGCGATCAACACGTCGTTGAACGCATTGCGCACCTGCGGGCGGCTGAGCCACAACCAGCGCACCGCGCCGCGCTGTTCGATCTCGAGGGTTTTATCGGTCATCGGTGCTTACATCCTGAAGACGCCGAACCGCGTCTCCGGGATCGGCTGTTGATTGGCTATGGCGAGCCCCAGTGCCAGGCACATCCGCGTATCCACCGGATCGATCACGCCGTCGTCCCAGAGCCGCGCGGTAGCGTAGTACGGATTGCCCTGTTCCTCGTACTGGGCGCGAATCGGCGCCTTGAACGCATCTTCCTCGCCGGCGCTCCAGGCGCCGCCCTTGGCTTCGATGGAATCGCGCCGCACCGTCGCTAGCACGTTCGCCGCCTGCTCGCCGCCCATGACGCCGATGCGCGAATTGGGCCAGGTCCACAGGAAACGCGGCGCGTAGGCGCGACCGCACATGCCGTAATTTCCCGCGCCGAAACTGCCGCCCACGATGACGGTGAATTTCGGCACGCGCGCGCAGGCCACCGCCATCACCATCTTGGCGCCGTGGCGGGCGATGCCTTCGTTCTCATATTTTTTTCCGACCATGAAGCCGGTGATGTTCTGCAGGAACACCAGCGGGATCTTGCGCTGGCAGCACAGCTCGATGAAATGCGCGCCCTTTTGCGCGGACTCGGAGAACAGGATGCCGTTGTTGGCGAGGATGCCGACCGGCATGCCGTGAATGCGCGCGAATCCGGTGACCAGCGTGGTGCCGAAATACGCCTTCCACTCGTCGAGCTCGCTGCCGTCGACGATGCGCGCGATGATCTCGCGCACATCGAATGGCTTGCGCGCATCGGCCGACACGATGCCGTACAGCTCTTCGGGCGGATAGAGAGGGTGCCGGGTGGGGAAAGTGGGGAGAACGCGCGGCGCGTTCTCCCCACTTTCCCCACCCGGCACCCTCGCCACGATCCCGCGCGCGATTCCGAGTGCATGGCTGTCGTTTTCGGCCAGGTGGTCGACCACGCCCGAGATCTTCGCGTGGACTTCGCCGCCACCGAGTTCCTCGGCGCTAACTACCTCGCCGGTGGCTGCCTTCACCAGCGGCGGCCCGCCGAGGAAGATGGTGCCCTGGTTGCGCACGATGATGGATTCATCGCTCATCGCGGGCACGTAGGCGCCGCCGGCGGTGCAGGAACCCATGACCACCGCGATCTGCGGGATGCCGGCGGCAGACATGTTGGCCTGGTTGTAGAAGATGCGGCCGAAATGATCCGCATCGGGGAACACTTCGTCCTGGCTCGGCAGGTGCGCGCCGCCCGAATCGACCAGGTAGACACACGGCAGCCGGTTCTCCTCGGCCACGCGCTGGGCGCGCAGGTGCTTCTTGATCGTGATCGGGTAGTAGGTACCACCCTTGACGGTCGCATCGTTGCAGACGATCACGCATTGACGGCCGGCGATGCGGCCGATGCCGGTGATGATGCCGGCGCCCGGCGACTCGTCGCCGTACATGCCGAAGGCGGCGAGCGGCGAGAGCTCGAGGAACGGAGTGCCCGGATCGAGCAGCATCTCGACCCGATCGCGGGGCAGCAATTTCCCGCGCGCCACGTGTTTGGCGCGAGCCGCTTCGCCGCCCCCCGCGCCGACCTGCGCCTGCCGTGCCCGCAATTGCGCCACCAGGCCACGCAAGGCCGCCTCATTGGCCGCGAATTCCGCGCTTTTCCTATCGACTTTGGATTCGAGCACCGGCATGATTGTCGGACAATAGTACAACCGTACAATCAAAGGCAAGCGACGTGGGTACGATTTCATGAGCGAACTTTCATGAGTATTTTTGACCGCTGCGATTTCGATTTCGGACTCGGCGAAGTCATCGACGAGGTGCGCAGCCACGCGCGCCGCTTCGCGCGCGAACGCATCGCGCCGCGCGCGGAGGAAATCGACCGCAGCAATGAATTCCCGCGCGACCTCTGGCCGGCCATGGGCGAGGCCGGCCTGCTGGGCATCACCATCCCCGAGCGCTGGGGCGGCGCCAACCTTGGTTACCTCGCCCACATCGTCGTGATGGAAGAGATCTCGCGCGCTTCCGGCTCGGTGGGCCTGTCGTACGGCGCGCACTCCAATCTGTGCATGAACCAGATCGCCCTGAACGCCACCGATGCGCAGCGCGACCGCTATCTACCGAAACTGGTCTCGGGCGAACACGTCGGCGCCCTGGCGATGTCCGAGCCCGGCGCCGGGTCGGACGTCGTCAGCATGCAGCTGAAAGCAGAGCAACGCGGCGACGCCTACGCCCTCACCGGCCGCAAGATGTGGATCACCAACGGCCCGGATGCCGAGGTGCTGGTCGTGTATGCCAGGACCGATGCCGCCGCCGGCGCGCGTGGCATCACGGCGTTCATCGTCGAGAAAGGTCAGCCGGGATTTTCGACCGCGCAGAAGCTCGACAAACTCGGCATGCGCGGCTCGTCCACCTGCGAACTGGTGTTCGAGAACTGCGTGGTCTCCGCTGCAAACGTGCTCGGCGAGTTGAACGGCGGCGTCCGCGTATTGATGAAGGGGCTTGACTACGAACGCGCCGTGCTCGGTGGTGGGCCGCTCGGTTTGATGGCCGCAGCGCTCGATCTCGTGCTGCCCTACATCCATGAGCGCAAACAGTTCGGCCAGCCCGTCGGCACGTTCGAATTGATGCAGGCGAAGGTCGCCGACATGTACGCCACGCTCAATGCCGCGCGCGCGTATTCGTATGCCATCGGCCGCGCCTGCGACGCCGGGCGGTGCTCGCGCCAGGACGCCGCCGCCGCCATCCTGTTCGGCGCCGAGGCGGCCACGCAGAACTGCCTGCAGGCCATCCAGGCGCTTGGCGGCAACGGCTACATCAACGATTACGCCGCGGGGCGTCTGTTACGCGACGCCAAGCTCTATGAAATCGGCGCGGGCACGCAGGAAATCCGCCGCATGCTGATCGGCCGCGAGATCTACGAGGCAACCTCGTGAATACGCGCAGCACTGCCCGGCGCCAAACTACCGTGCCCCAGGCG
This sequence is a window from Pseudomonadota bacterium. Protein-coding genes within it:
- a CDS encoding carboxyl transferase domain-containing protein, which gives rise to MPVLESKVDRKSAEFAANEAALRGLVAQLRARQAQVGAGGGEAARAKHVARGKLLPRDRVEMLLDPGTPFLELSPLAAFGMYGDESPGAGIITGIGRIAGRQCVIVCNDATVKGGTYYPITIKKHLRAQRVAEENRLPCVYLVDSGGAHLPSQDEVFPDADHFGRIFYNQANMSAAGIPQIAVVMGSCTAGGAYVPAMSDESIIVRNQGTIFLGGPPLVKAATGEVVSAEELGGGEVHAKISGVVDHLAENDSHALGIARGIVARVPGGESGENAPRVLPTFPTRHPLYPPEELYGIVSADARKPFDVREIIARIVDGSELDEWKAYFGTTLVTGFARIHGMPVGILANNGILFSESAQKGAHFIELCCQRKIPLVFLQNITGFMVGKKYENEGIARHGAKMVMAVACARVPKFTVIVGGSFGAGNYGMCGRAYAPRFLWTWPNSRIGVMGGEQAANVLATVRRDSIEAKGGAWSAGEEDAFKAPIRAQYEEQGNPYYATARLWDDGVIDPVDTRMCLALGLAIANQQPIPETRFGVFRM
- a CDS encoding isovaleryl-CoA dehydrogenase, which gives rise to MSIFDRCDFDFGLGEVIDEVRSHARRFARERIAPRAEEIDRSNEFPRDLWPAMGEAGLLGITIPERWGGANLGYLAHIVVMEEISRASGSVGLSYGAHSNLCMNQIALNATDAQRDRYLPKLVSGEHVGALAMSEPGAGSDVVSMQLKAEQRGDAYALTGRKMWITNGPDAEVLVVYARTDAAAGARGITAFIVEKGQPGFSTAQKLDKLGMRGSSTCELVFENCVVSAANVLGELNGGVRVLMKGLDYERAVLGGGPLGLMAAALDLVLPYIHERKQFGQPVGTFELMQAKVADMYATLNAARAYSYAIGRACDAGRCSRQDAAAAILFGAEAATQNCLQAIQALGGNGYINDYAAGRLLRDAKLYEIGAGTQEIRRMLIGREIYEATS